Proteins from one Prinia subflava isolate CZ2003 ecotype Zambia chromosome 4, Cam_Psub_1.2, whole genome shotgun sequence genomic window:
- the LOC134549451 gene encoding putative hydro-lyase KRH_21160: MLQETELVGNAVQKQVEKDSALQATVRTSSDRLPSSPSKTPLEPGSLGSFAPQGTATAQDYFPGAKGRRLPAATGAHFNCTERGRFQRRLAGGPGVRARRRQQPARGSGAPGRSARLRGAVLAARHRTELPRLSLARGTRPGRRPATPTGPGATGDPGELPATPCGPAAGGQAARSAARHRRGPGGTATHAPRLPSAAAVAAALSQSRRCPHLCPHQVRRAARRGAEPVRVGGGREPSPAGAGSAAPRGTGRSRRSAPAAPLPLLPPRPRPVAP; encoded by the exons ATGCTTCAGGAAACAGAACTTGTGGGAAATGCGGTGCAGAAGCAGGTG GAGAAGGATTCTGCACTTCAAGCCACCGTGCGAACCTCATCTGACCGATTACCGAGTTCGCCGAGCAAAACCCCCTTGGAGCCAGGCTCTTTAGGAA GTTTCGCTCCCCAGGGCACGGCTACAGCGCAAGATTATTTTCCCGGTGCGAAGGGAAGGAGGTTACCGGCAGCCACAGGCGCTCACTTCAACTGCACCGAACGCGGCCGGTTTCAACGGCGGCTCGCGGGCGGGCCCGGGGTGCGCGCACGGCGACGGCAACAGCCGGCCCGCGGCTCCGGAGCCCCCGGCCGCAGTGCCCGGCTCCGCGGGGCCGTGCTGGCGGCCCGACACCGCACCGAGCTGCCGCGGCTCAGCCTCGCCCGCGGGACCCGGCCCGGCCGGCGCCCAGCAACACCCACCGGGCCCGGCGCTACCGGAGACCCCGGGGAGCTCCCAGCAACCCCCTGCGGCCCGGCAGCCGGGGGCCAGGCGGCGCGCTCGGCAGCGCGGCACCGGCGGGGCCCGGGTGGCACCGCGACACACGCCCCCCGCCTCCCGTCAGCGGCCGCGGTCGCTGCGGCGCTGTCCCAAAGCCGCCGCTGCCCTCACCTCTGCCCGCACCAGGTCCGGCGGGCGGCGCGGAGGGGCGCCGAGCCGGTGCGGGTGGGCGGCGGCCGGGAGCCGTCCCCTGCAGGCGCGGGCTCCGCTGCCCCGCGCGGCACGgggcgctcccgccgctccgctcccgccgctccgctcccgcTGCTGCcaccgcggccccgcccggTCGCTCCCTGA